One Deltaproteobacteria bacterium HGW-Deltaproteobacteria-4 DNA segment encodes these proteins:
- the aroA gene encoding 3-phosphoshikimate 1-carboxyvinyltransferase, which yields MSETRIVTKSSPLRGEITVPGDKSISHRSIMLGSLAQGSTVVRGFLHGEDNHSTLKAFRTMGIKIEEEENGVLVIAGKGLCGLQEPADVLDCGNSGTTIRLMSGLLAGQKFFSVVTGDRYLRKRPMKRVVTPLTLMGARIWGRGGGDLAPLAFQGGELLPIDYTSPIASAQVKSAILLAGLSCDGVTTVREPHLSRDHSERMLAYFGADIRPFAGGVSLVGRPQLEGREVVVPGDISSAAFFIVAALIVPGSELLIRNVGVNPTRSGIIDILRAMGGDIEFLDERIVSGEPVADLLVRASSLHGIEIGGAVVPRAIDEFPVISVAAACAAGTTIIRDAQELRVKETDRIAAMVAELSKLGATLAATTDGMIIEGGGGLHGAAVDSSGDHRIAMSCAIAALQSGSAVTIHDTGCTATSFPNFWDLLEIVRR from the coding sequence ATGTCTGAAACTCGTATCGTTACCAAGTCTTCTCCCTTGCGCGGCGAGATCACCGTCCCCGGTGACAAGTCGATCTCGCATCGTTCAATCATGCTCGGTTCTCTCGCCCAGGGGAGTACGGTCGTGCGCGGTTTCCTGCATGGTGAGGATAATCATTCGACTCTGAAGGCATTCCGCACCATGGGGATAAAGATTGAGGAAGAGGAGAATGGTGTCCTGGTGATCGCCGGCAAAGGCCTGTGCGGTCTGCAGGAACCGGCTGATGTCCTCGATTGTGGTAATTCCGGGACGACGATCCGCTTGATGTCAGGCCTTTTGGCTGGACAAAAATTCTTTTCTGTCGTCACCGGCGATCGATACCTGCGCAAGCGGCCGATGAAGCGTGTGGTCACGCCGTTAACCTTGATGGGAGCACGCATCTGGGGGCGGGGCGGGGGAGATCTGGCGCCGCTGGCGTTTCAGGGTGGCGAATTGTTGCCGATCGATTATACTTCACCGATCGCCAGTGCCCAGGTGAAGTCAGCCATCCTCCTTGCCGGTCTTTCCTGCGATGGGGTAACGACAGTGCGCGAACCTCACCTTTCCCGTGATCACAGCGAACGGATGCTGGCTTATTTCGGCGCAGATATACGTCCTTTCGCCGGCGGTGTCTCCCTGGTCGGTCGCCCTCAGCTTGAAGGGCGGGAAGTCGTCGTCCCAGGTGATATCTCTTCTGCGGCGTTCTTTATCGTTGCCGCCCTGATCGTCCCCGGTTCTGAATTGCTGATTCGTAATGTTGGTGTTAACCCGACCCGCAGCGGGATCATCGACATTCTTCGCGCCATGGGGGGGGATATCGAATTCTTGGACGAACGCATCGTTTCCGGTGAACCGGTGGCTGATCTTTTGGTGCGCGCCAGTTCTCTGCACGGCATCGAGATCGGCGGTGCTGTCGTCCCCCGGGCGATCGATGAATTTCCGGTGATCAGCGTCGCTGCTGCCTGCGCCGCAGGGACAACGATTATCCGCGATGCTCAGGAATTGCGCGTCAAGGAGACCGATCGCATTGCCGCGATGGTGGCAGAACTGAGCAAGCTGGGTGCGACTCTTGCGGCAACAACAGACGGAATGATCATTGAAGGAGGCGGCGGACTGCATGGAGCCGCAGTCGATTCCTCCGGTGATCATCGTATCGCCATGAGCTGTGCGATTGCCGCTCTGCAGAGTGGCAGTGCCGTAACGATTCATGATACCGGCTGTACAGCCACTTCTTTCCCGAATTTCTGGGATCTGCTTGAAATTGTGCGCCGCTGA
- a CDS encoding prolipoprotein diacylglyceryl transferase, protein MNAPQIDPILFHLGPLAVRWYGLMYLLGFVAAFFIISRLAPRRNLALDQDAVSDLLFYIVLGVILGGRFGYVLFYNFSYFIDHPLQVFAVWQGGMSFHGGLAGVVIATLIYSRRHAIAILPLADILAIAATIGLGLGRIGNFINGELWGRVTTLPWGVVFPAAGPQPRHPSQLYEAMLEGPIIFLLLYWLFSRKVRSGMVFFFFLIFYGTGRFIIEFFREPDQQIGFLWGGATMGQILCLAMILLGSGGLFCLKSRGDKC, encoded by the coding sequence TTGAACGCACCGCAGATCGATCCGATATTATTTCATCTTGGCCCCCTTGCTGTCCGCTGGTACGGCTTGATGTATCTACTCGGTTTTGTCGCGGCCTTCTTTATCATCAGCCGCCTCGCGCCCCGCCGAAACCTCGCTCTGGATCAAGATGCTGTTTCTGATCTCCTTTTTTATATCGTCCTCGGGGTGATTCTCGGAGGGCGTTTTGGTTATGTTCTCTTCTATAATTTTTCCTATTTTATTGATCATCCCCTTCAGGTTTTTGCCGTATGGCAGGGCGGTATGAGCTTTCACGGTGGATTGGCCGGGGTCGTCATTGCGACCTTGATCTACTCCCGTCGTCATGCCATTGCCATCCTCCCCCTCGCCGATATCCTCGCTATTGCCGCGACCATCGGACTCGGTCTGGGTCGGATCGGCAACTTTATTAATGGTGAACTTTGGGGACGCGTTACCACTTTACCTTGGGGAGTTGTCTTTCCGGCCGCGGGGCCGCAGCCGCGTCATCCGAGTCAGCTTTATGAAGCGATGCTCGAAGGGCCGATTATCTTCCTTCTCCTTTACTGGCTCTTTTCCCGCAAGGTCAGAAGTGGCATGGTCTTCTTCTTCTTCTTGATTTTTTATGGAACTGGTCGGTTTATTATCGAATTTTTTCGGGAGCCGGATCAGCAGATCGGTTTTCTCTGGGGCGGAGCAACGATGGGACAGATACTGTGTTTGGCGATGATTCTTTTAGGGAGCGGCGGTCTCTTCTGTTTAAAGAGTCGGGGGGATAAATGCTGA
- a CDS encoding RluA family pseudouridine synthase produces MNSTDAFSPSSKRIHWNFTVPADDAGLRLDLALPRQCAGLSRTQARKIIDIGGVHISGRRVRSCSRTVKDGDEIAVYCDGLSLTPYTISADAILYRDADIIVLNKPAGIETQPTPARYQGTLYAALAEFLADPFRPQLQPSIGMVQRLDRDTSGVILFSISPRAHKPLTTAITTHALHKTYYALVAGVVPPGEHEIKSLLARSHRDNCVRSIPRGGKEAVTQYRRIAASEICTLVEVTPITGRMHQIRVHLSEAGFPLLGDTRYGGPQQFGDMAIPRHMLHAQSLDFFHPITRQPLQLLAPLAADFQLLVNHYHLSVC; encoded by the coding sequence ATGAACAGCACTGACGCCTTTAGCCCATCATCAAAGCGGATCCACTGGAATTTCACTGTCCCTGCTGACGATGCCGGGTTGCGCCTTGACCTGGCATTGCCTCGACAATGTGCCGGACTGTCACGGACACAGGCGCGAAAAATTATTGATATCGGCGGCGTTCATATCTCGGGCCGACGGGTCCGAAGTTGTTCGCGAACTGTCAAGGATGGGGATGAGATTGCTGTTTATTGCGATGGTCTGTCCCTTACTCCTTATACTATCAGCGCTGACGCAATCCTTTATCGCGATGCTGATATCATTGTCCTGAATAAACCGGCAGGGATAGAGACACAGCCGACACCGGCCCGCTATCAGGGGACACTTTACGCGGCGCTGGCCGAATTCCTTGCTGACCCCTTTCGCCCTCAGCTGCAACCTTCCATCGGCATGGTGCAGCGGCTTGATCGCGACACCTCTGGTGTGATTCTTTTTTCAATCAGCCCCCGTGCCCATAAACCTTTAACGACAGCCATCACGACCCATGCGTTGCATAAAACCTACTATGCTCTTGTTGCAGGGGTTGTTCCTCCCGGCGAACATGAGATAAAATCTTTACTCGCGCGCAGTCATCGCGACAATTGCGTCCGATCCATCCCCAGGGGAGGGAAAGAGGCTGTAACTCAATATCGCCGCATTGCCGCTTCCGAAATCTGTACACTTGTAGAAGTCACACCGATTACCGGCCGCATGCATCAGATTCGGGTCCATCTCTCTGAAGCCGGCTTCCCTCTCCTTGGTGACACACGATACGGTGGCCCGCAACAGTTTGGTGACATGGCGATTCCCCGTCACATGCTCCATGCGCAAAGCCTCGATTTTTTTCATCCGATCACCCGGCAACCCCTGCAGCTTTTAGCTCCATTGGCGGCTGACTTTCAACTGCTGGTCAACCATTACCATTTATCTGTCTGTTAA
- the sppA gene encoding signal peptide peptidase SppA translates to MKKNPLVMALLIVGAIFLFFVILALFLSPQSGRSARFSLGTKVGVIEISGVITSASEIIEDLRDFEDDSAIKAIVLRIDSPGGSVAPSQEIHDAIKKTAAIKPVVVSMGSVAASGGYYIAVAAQQIVANPGTMTGSIGVIMEFANYEELLKKIGWQNIVVKSGRFKDIGSPNRPMSAADQQLLQAMIDDVQSQFVDAVAQGRNLSLEEVKKVADGRIMTGRQALAAGLVDKLGGLESAIDLAADLAGIVEPEVIYPLEPPRKLIDYIMQGTADHLFKIMQQQSQLKLNFL, encoded by the coding sequence ATGAAAAAAAATCCGCTGGTGATGGCACTCTTAATCGTTGGTGCCATTTTTCTTTTTTTTGTGATCCTCGCACTCTTCTTGAGTCCCCAATCCGGACGCAGTGCCCGTTTTTCTTTAGGCACCAAAGTTGGAGTCATAGAAATAAGCGGCGTCATTACTTCTGCTTCGGAAATTATTGAAGATCTGCGTGATTTCGAGGATGACTCGGCAATCAAGGCAATTGTGCTGCGCATCGATTCTCCCGGTGGTTCTGTTGCTCCTTCGCAAGAAATTCATGATGCTATCAAAAAAACTGCTGCGATAAAGCCGGTTGTCGTCTCTATGGGATCGGTTGCAGCATCGGGCGGTTATTACATTGCGGTCGCCGCTCAGCAGATTGTCGCTAATCCCGGAACAATGACGGGGAGCATAGGCGTCATTATGGAGTTTGCCAACTACGAGGAACTCCTGAAAAAAATCGGCTGGCAAAATATCGTTGTCAAGAGCGGGCGCTTCAAGGATATTGGTTCTCCTAATCGACCCATGTCTGCTGCTGATCAGCAACTTTTGCAAGCGATGATCGATGATGTGCAGTCGCAGTTTGTCGATGCCGTTGCACAAGGGCGGAACTTGAGCCTGGAAGAAGTAAAAAAAGTCGCAGACGGTCGGATTATGACCGGTCGACAAGCCCTCGCAGCTGGGCTGGTCGATAAACTTGGCGGCTTAGAGTCAGCGATCGATCTTGCCGCCGACCTCGCCGGTATTGTTGAACCTGAAGTGATTTATCCGCTGGAACCTCCCCGGAAACTGATCGATTACATCATGCAAGGCACAGCAGATCACCTCTTCAAGATTATGCAGCAGCAGAGTCAGTTGAAATTAAATTTTTTATAA
- a CDS encoding integration host factor subunit beta has translation MTKSELIEQLSINNEQLNKRESELIINTIFDSIGGELVQGGRVEIRGFGSFTIRSRDAREARNPKSGDVVMIAEKKTPFFKTGKELRERVNNGKTA, from the coding sequence ATGACCAAGAGCGAACTTATTGAACAGCTTTCTATCAATAACGAGCAGTTGAACAAGCGCGAATCCGAGCTGATTATCAATACAATTTTTGACAGTATCGGTGGGGAACTTGTCCAGGGGGGCCGTGTTGAAATCCGTGGATTCGGTTCATTTACCATCCGCTCCCGCGATGCCCGAGAAGCACGAAATCCCAAGAGTGGCGATGTTGTCATGATTGCAGAGAAAAAGACCCCTTTTTTCAAGACCGGCAAAGAGTTGCGCGAACGGGTGAACAACGGAAAAACAGCTTGA
- a CDS encoding prephenate dehydrogenase/arogenate dehydrogenase family protein produces the protein MKNKPLHIPVVAIIGVGLIGGSLALALKAAGVADRVLGYDLDAHNLEQALQLGVIDQICISPEELSAADLIFLATPVLAMPAALTTIAPYLKTGAILTDGGSVKAAVISVLEPLLPAKLRYVPGHPISGTERNGATAAFATLYRGKRCILTPTERTDPQALDLVTALWQAAGSEVIIMDAEKHDRILAAISHLPHMVAYALVNAVGAYDRYEENILLYSAGGFRDFTRIASSDPTMWRDIALTNREALLEMIERFEADLAGLKEAIRIADAPALHSYFLRSKLNRDAIL, from the coding sequence ATGAAAAATAAACCTCTGCATATTCCGGTTGTCGCCATCATCGGCGTCGGGCTGATTGGCGGCTCTCTGGCTCTTGCCCTCAAGGCCGCCGGTGTTGCCGATCGTGTCCTTGGCTACGATCTCGATGCACACAATCTTGAGCAGGCCTTGCAACTTGGCGTCATCGATCAGATCTGTATCAGCCCGGAAGAACTCTCTGCTGCCGATTTAATCTTTCTTGCCACCCCGGTTCTGGCCATGCCGGCCGCCCTGACGACCATCGCTCCCTATCTCAAGACCGGCGCGATCCTGACCGACGGCGGCAGTGTCAAGGCGGCAGTGATCTCTGTTCTTGAGCCCCTCCTCCCGGCGAAGCTGCGATATGTTCCCGGTCACCCGATCTCCGGCACGGAGCGCAATGGCGCCACAGCCGCCTTTGCCACTCTTTATCGCGGTAAACGCTGCATTCTTACTCCGACGGAGCGCACCGACCCGCAGGCTCTTGATCTGGTTACCGCTTTATGGCAAGCCGCCGGCAGCGAGGTGATCATCATGGATGCGGAGAAGCATGACCGTATCCTCGCCGCTATCAGTCATTTGCCCCATATGGTCGCTTATGCTCTGGTTAATGCCGTCGGTGCTTATGATCGGTACGAAGAGAATATCCTCCTTTACTCCGCCGGTGGTTTTCGGGATTTTACCCGCATTGCTTCTTCAGATCCGACAATGTGGAGGGATATTGCTCTGACTAATCGTGAAGCGCTACTGGAGATGATTGAGCGCTTCGAAGCCGATCTGGCCGGGCTTAAAGAGGCGATCCGCATCGCGGACGCCCCTGCACTGCACTCCTACTTTTTACGTTCTAAACTCAATCGCGACGCTATTCTGTAG
- a CDS encoding alpha-glucan family phosphorylase, with translation MQNWQTFTKESRIAYFTMEIGITNDIPTYSGGLGVLAGDTIKSAADLNLPLIGVTLVSRKGYFNQKIAADGTQSAYPLPWSPEKRLELLPVKTLVTIENRDVKVQAWLYRVKSPNGGIVPVIFLDTKIPGNAEEDQGITDHLYGGDLAYRLKQEIVLGIGGYRILAALGFLVRKYHMNEGHAALLTLELLNESYRHNKLNDETPWNQYKVAEQCIFTTHTPVASGHDHFPYPLVEQVLGPLVPLDVLKQFGGTEELNLTVLALKLSGFVNGVAKKHREVSTSLFPGFKIHAITNGIHPFTWASPFFVNLYNDYLPGWANEPEVLVRIDAVPDEELWDAHFGAKAFLFQYVAEETGVTFDPEILTIGFARRATAYKRGDLIFSDINRLLKIGAGRLQLIFSGKAHPHDAAGKEMIRRIIDGTHALGGMVKAVYLENYNMEIASKMIPGVDLWLNTPMRPLEASGTSGMKAALNGVPNFSILDGWWIEGHIEGVTGWSIGATSSSTAPDRNHDAEDALDLYHKLEKLIIPLYYNDRPGWIRLMKNAIGKNAYYFNTHSMMRRYVTEAYIH, from the coding sequence ATGCAGAATTGGCAGACTTTTACCAAAGAATCGCGAATCGCTTATTTTACCATGGAGATCGGCATTACCAACGACATACCGACCTATAGCGGCGGGCTCGGTGTCCTGGCCGGAGATACCATCAAGAGCGCCGCGGATCTCAACCTGCCACTGATCGGCGTAACTCTGGTCAGCCGCAAAGGCTATTTCAACCAGAAGATTGCTGCGGATGGGACGCAAAGTGCTTACCCCTTACCGTGGTCTCCTGAAAAACGGCTTGAGCTTTTACCGGTCAAAACACTGGTGACCATTGAAAACCGCGATGTCAAAGTGCAGGCTTGGCTTTATCGAGTCAAGAGCCCCAATGGCGGCATTGTTCCGGTCATCTTTCTCGATACTAAAATTCCCGGCAATGCCGAAGAAGATCAAGGGATTACCGATCACCTCTACGGTGGTGATCTTGCGTATCGTCTCAAACAGGAGATCGTCCTCGGCATCGGCGGTTATCGCATTTTAGCGGCCCTCGGCTTTCTGGTGCGCAAATATCACATGAACGAAGGGCACGCTGCCCTGCTAACCCTCGAGCTTCTGAACGAAAGCTATCGTCATAACAAACTCAATGATGAAACACCCTGGAATCAGTATAAAGTGGCAGAACAATGTATCTTTACCACCCATACTCCCGTCGCCTCCGGACACGACCATTTTCCTTATCCTCTCGTCGAGCAGGTGCTCGGTCCCCTTGTCCCTCTCGATGTCCTCAAACAGTTCGGCGGTACGGAGGAACTCAATCTAACGGTCCTGGCCCTCAAACTCAGCGGCTTTGTCAATGGTGTGGCCAAAAAGCACCGCGAAGTCTCGACCTCTCTCTTCCCCGGCTTTAAAATTCATGCGATCACCAATGGCATTCACCCCTTTACCTGGGCTTCGCCCTTCTTTGTCAATCTCTACAACGACTATCTCCCCGGCTGGGCGAATGAGCCGGAAGTTTTAGTCCGCATTGATGCCGTCCCCGATGAAGAGCTGTGGGACGCGCATTTCGGCGCCAAAGCCTTCCTTTTTCAATATGTTGCTGAGGAGACCGGAGTCACTTTCGATCCCGAGATCTTAACTATTGGTTTTGCCCGCCGCGCCACCGCTTACAAACGGGGTGATTTGATCTTCAGCGATATCAACCGCCTGCTTAAAATCGGCGCCGGTCGTTTGCAACTCATCTTCAGCGGCAAAGCCCACCCCCATGATGCAGCCGGCAAAGAGATGATCCGCAGGATCATCGACGGGACACACGCGCTGGGAGGGATGGTGAAGGCCGTCTATCTGGAAAATTACAACATGGAGATTGCCAGCAAGATGATCCCCGGCGTCGATCTCTGGCTCAACACGCCGATGCGTCCCCTGGAAGCGTCCGGTACCAGCGGCATGAAGGCCGCCCTCAACGGTGTACCGAACTTCAGTATCCTTGATGGCTGGTGGATTGAAGGACATATTGAAGGGGTGACAGGATGGTCGATCGGAGCAACTTCGAGCAGCACTGCCCCGGATCGCAACCACGATGCTGAAGACGCCCTCGATCTTTACCATAAGCTGGAAAAATTGATTATTCCCTTATATTATAATGATCGTCCAGGCTGGATCCGGTTGATGAAGAATGCCATCGGCAAGAATGCCTACTATTTTAACACCCACTCTATGATGCGGCGCTATGTGACAGAGGCATATATTCATTAA
- a CDS encoding prephenate dehydratase — translation MTTKSLSELRKEIDAVDDAILDLLNQRAQWAIEVGKAKTGGAQDFYIPARERAIFERLAAANCGPFPQEGIRRVWREIISASLSLEHPMKVVFLGPQATNTHVAAMRQFGYSAQLIPEKSVSAVFEDVSRGRADFGVVPVENSTEGVVAHTLDMFMVTDLVINAEIKLAISHDLLSLSGRLEEITRVVSHPQALAQCRHWIEENLPDIPLVDVASTARAAQMAAEDSSVAAVASEMAATLYGVQVVKHKIEDNPNNFTRFLVIGKKSPPRTGHDKTSVMFSVRDEPGILYKMLEPFNRRDINLSKIESRPMKSKAWEYIFFLDIDGHIEEENVRAAIEDLKGYCQLFKVLGSYQKADQEKK, via the coding sequence ATGACCACAAAGAGTCTGAGCGAACTGCGCAAAGAGATCGATGCCGTCGATGATGCTATTCTTGACCTACTTAATCAGCGGGCGCAGTGGGCTATCGAAGTGGGTAAGGCCAAGACCGGCGGAGCTCAGGACTTTTATATACCGGCGCGCGAACGAGCCATCTTTGAACGTCTTGCTGCTGCCAATTGCGGACCTTTCCCCCAGGAAGGAATTCGCCGTGTCTGGCGGGAGATCATCTCTGCCTCTCTATCCCTCGAACACCCGATGAAGGTTGTCTTTCTTGGGCCGCAGGCGACCAATACCCATGTTGCTGCCATGCGGCAATTCGGCTATTCGGCACAACTCATACCGGAAAAGAGCGTTTCAGCCGTCTTTGAGGATGTCAGTCGCGGCCGCGCTGATTTCGGTGTGGTGCCGGTGGAGAACTCCACAGAAGGGGTGGTGGCCCACACCCTTGACATGTTCATGGTCACCGATCTGGTGATTAATGCCGAAATCAAACTGGCGATTTCTCATGACCTCCTTTCCCTCTCCGGTCGTCTGGAAGAGATTACCCGGGTCGTTTCTCATCCCCAGGCGCTGGCGCAGTGCCGGCATTGGATCGAAGAGAATCTTCCTGACATTCCGCTGGTCGACGTTGCCAGCACCGCCCGGGCGGCGCAGATGGCCGCAGAAGACAGTTCGGTAGCGGCCGTGGCGAGTGAAATGGCGGCGACGTTGTACGGAGTCCAGGTTGTCAAGCATAAGATTGAGGATAATCCCAACAACTTCACACGTTTTCTTGTCATTGGTAAAAAATCACCGCCGCGCACCGGACACGACAAGACCTCGGTGATGTTCAGTGTCCGCGATGAACCCGGCATCCTTTACAAGATGCTTGAACCTTTCAACCGCCGTGACATCAACCTTTCAAAAATTGAGAGCCGGCCGATGAAGAGCAAGGCCTGGGAGTATATCTTTTTCCTTGATATCGACGGCCATATCGAAGAAGAGAATGTCCGTGCTGCCATCGAGGATTTGAAGGGGTACTGTCAACTCTTTAAGGTGCTCGGCTCTTATCAGAAAGCAGATCAGGAAAAGAAATGA
- a CDS encoding cytidylate kinase codes for MNELIVAIDGPSGAGKSTLSKLLAKRLDYIHLDTGAMYRCVALAALTQRIDPADQERLGILVQQLKIEFVHTPAGDLVFLDGEDVSVAIRTPQVSLLTSQIAAAPQVREALVALQRRLGASGGVVLEGRDIGTVVFPQAQVKFFLSATAAKRGQRRFDELIAKGVKVSLQQTISDVIARDLADSEREHAPLLQADDALVIDSTNLSIEEVLALMVRVVQKRHQDLR; via the coding sequence ATGAATGAATTGATTGTCGCCATTGACGGGCCTTCCGGCGCGGGCAAGAGCACGTTAAGCAAACTTCTCGCGAAACGACTTGATTATATCCACCTCGACACCGGAGCCATGTATCGCTGCGTTGCACTCGCTGCCCTGACGCAACGGATTGACCCTGCGGATCAAGAGCGTCTCGGCATCCTGGTGCAGCAGTTAAAGATCGAGTTTGTCCATACCCCGGCCGGTGACCTTGTTTTTCTTGACGGGGAGGATGTTTCAGTGGCGATTCGCACCCCGCAAGTCAGCCTGTTGACCTCGCAGATTGCCGCGGCGCCGCAAGTACGAGAGGCACTCGTCGCCTTGCAGCGTCGTCTCGGCGCGTCGGGCGGAGTGGTTCTGGAAGGGCGGGATATCGGCACGGTCGTCTTTCCGCAGGCACAGGTGAAGTTTTTCCTTAGTGCTACCGCTGCAAAACGGGGGCAGCGGCGTTTCGATGAGTTGATCGCCAAAGGGGTCAAGGTCTCTCTGCAGCAAACAATTTCCGATGTCATCGCCCGGGATCTTGCCGACAGCGAGCGTGAACATGCGCCACTCCTTCAGGCCGATGATGCACTGGTTATCGATTCGACGAATTTGAGTATCGAAGAAGTTCTGGCCCTGATGGTCAGGGTCGTCCAGAAGCGTCACCAGGATCTCCGGTAA
- a CDS encoding 30S ribosomal protein S1: MSVKEQNNQDFNDETGYDESEMSFEDLFESSLQQLVVGEVVRGTVVQVNPDSVVVDVGYKSEGVIPLSEFVDEVKVGDIIDVLLERTENENGLVSLSKEKADRQRIWNALEEGAVIDGRIISRIKGGLAVDIGVTAFLPGSQVDIRPVRNLDKMLGETYKFKIIKLNKRRGNIVLSRRVLLEDERDSHRADTLGALNEGDVLEGTVKNLTDYGAFIDLGGIDGLLHVTDMSWGRVNHPSDVIAVGEKINVKVLKFDREKQRVSLGLKQVVPDPWLVVAEKYPVGLRVNGKVVSLTDYGAFVELEQGVEGLIHVSEMSWTKRVKHPNKILTVGDEVESVVLAVDTSSRRISLGLKQIEANPWDLIGEKFPIGTIIEGQVKNITDFGIFVGVDEGIDGLVHISDLSWVKRVKHPSELYKKGDTVRAVVLNIDRENERFSLGIKQFSQDPWLSIPKRFAPGTIIRGKVTSVTDFGIFLEVEEGIEGLIHVSEISKEKIDSPKSVAQVGDDLEAVVLSVDTVDRKIALSMKHLADRKEKADVASFLGSDRNATSSFGDLLQGALRDKANSETPE; the protein is encoded by the coding sequence ATGTCGGTAAAAGAACAAAACAATCAAGATTTCAATGATGAAACAGGCTACGACGAATCAGAAATGAGCTTCGAAGACCTCTTCGAAAGCAGTCTTCAGCAGTTGGTTGTTGGAGAAGTCGTTCGCGGCACCGTTGTTCAGGTCAATCCTGATTCGGTGGTTGTCGATGTTGGCTACAAATCAGAAGGTGTCATTCCTCTCAGCGAGTTCGTCGATGAAGTCAAGGTCGGCGACATTATCGATGTGCTCCTTGAGCGCACCGAAAATGAAAACGGTCTGGTCAGCCTTTCCAAAGAGAAGGCCGATCGTCAGCGGATCTGGAATGCTCTTGAAGAAGGTGCTGTCATTGATGGTCGCATCATCTCCCGGATCAAGGGTGGCCTTGCCGTCGATATCGGCGTAACTGCCTTCCTCCCCGGTTCACAGGTCGACATCCGTCCGGTACGCAATCTCGACAAGATGCTCGGCGAGACCTACAAATTCAAAATTATCAAGCTGAACAAGCGGCGCGGCAATATTGTCCTTTCGCGGCGGGTTCTCCTTGAGGATGAGCGTGACAGCCATCGCGCTGATACGCTTGGCGCCTTGAATGAAGGTGATGTACTCGAAGGTACGGTCAAAAATTTGACCGATTACGGGGCATTCATCGATCTCGGCGGCATTGATGGCCTTCTTCATGTCACTGACATGTCCTGGGGACGGGTCAACCATCCTTCCGATGTCATCGCTGTCGGCGAGAAGATCAACGTCAAAGTTCTTAAGTTTGACCGTGAAAAACAGCGCGTTTCTCTCGGCCTCAAACAGGTCGTTCCTGATCCCTGGCTGGTCGTTGCCGAAAAGTACCCGGTCGGTTTGCGGGTCAACGGCAAAGTTGTCAGCTTGACTGATTACGGCGCGTTTGTCGAACTCGAGCAAGGTGTTGAAGGCTTGATTCATGTCTCGGAAATGAGCTGGACCAAGCGCGTTAAACATCCGAATAAAATCCTCACTGTTGGCGATGAAGTCGAGTCGGTCGTCCTTGCAGTCGATACCAGCAGTCGGAGAATCTCCCTCGGTCTCAAGCAGATTGAAGCCAATCCCTGGGATCTAATCGGCGAGAAGTTCCCGATCGGGACAATCATCGAAGGTCAAGTCAAGAATATTACCGATTTTGGTATCTTTGTCGGTGTCGATGAAGGCATTGACGGGCTTGTCCATATCTCGGATCTTTCCTGGGTGAAGCGGGTCAAACATCCGTCGGAACTCTATAAAAAGGGAGATACCGTTCGCGCGGTTGTTCTCAATATTGACCGTGAAAACGAACGTTTCTCTCTCGGGATCAAGCAGTTCTCGCAGGATCCCTGGCTCTCGATTCCCAAGCGTTTCGCACCGGGCACCATTATTCGCGGCAAGGTCACTTCGGTCACGGATTTCGGGATCTTTCTTGAAGTTGAAGAGGGAATTGAAGGTTTGATTCATGTCTCTGAAATCAGCAAAGAGAAGATCGATTCTCCCAAGTCTGTTGCTCAGGTCGGCGATGATCTTGAAGCCGTCGTCTTGAGTGTCGACACTGTCGATCGCAAGATCGCTCTCTCGATGAAACATTTGGCGGATCGCAAGGAAAAAGCCGATGTGGCATCGTTCCTTGGCTCTGATCGCAATGCGACTTCGAGTTTTGGTGATCTTCTTCAAGGTGCTCTGCGCGATAAAGCCAACAGCGAAACTCCTGAATAA